The Aeromicrobium yanjiei genome includes a region encoding these proteins:
- a CDS encoding DUF3515 domain-containing protein gives MRSFLPGGVLLGALLTVSACSPGLGVDAYPTEPGTDVDCQALFADAPREVAGEDTIRVDGDNAVAWGAPPIIMRCGVEKPADLTPSSECYPVKDVGWFVETTSDGYLFTTIGRTFFVSVEVPNAYDPQADALADLAPSITKHDPLVKPCV, from the coding sequence ATGCGCTCGTTCCTGCCCGGCGGCGTCCTGCTGGGCGCGCTGCTGACCGTGTCCGCCTGCAGCCCGGGCCTCGGCGTCGACGCCTACCCGACCGAGCCGGGCACCGACGTCGACTGCCAGGCCCTGTTCGCCGACGCGCCCCGTGAGGTCGCGGGTGAGGACACGATCCGGGTCGACGGTGACAATGCAGTCGCCTGGGGAGCGCCGCCCATCATCATGCGCTGCGGGGTCGAGAAGCCGGCCGACCTGACCCCGTCGTCGGAGTGCTATCCGGTCAAGGACGTCGGCTGGTTCGTCGAGACGACGTCCGACGGATATCTGTTCACCACGATCGGCCGCACGTTCTTCGTCAGCGTCGAGGTGCCGAACGCCTACGACCCCCAGGCCGACGCCCTCGCCGACCTGGCACCGTCCATCACCAAGCACGATCCCCTGGTCAAGCCCTGCGTCTAG
- a CDS encoding Lrp/AsnC family transcriptional regulator, giving the protein MAVQAYILVQTEVGKAADVAVAIGEIPGVTLAEDVTGPYDVIARAEGPSMDELGSLVVSRIQTVPGITRTLTCPIVRI; this is encoded by the coding sequence ATGGCCGTTCAGGCTTACATCCTCGTCCAGACCGAGGTAGGCAAGGCCGCCGACGTCGCCGTGGCGATCGGTGAGATCCCCGGTGTGACCCTCGCCGAGGACGTCACCGGTCCGTACGACGTCATCGCCCGCGCGGAGGGTCCCTCGATGGACGAGCTCGGCTCGCTGGTCGTGTCCCGGATCCAGACCGTCCCGGGCATCACGCGCACGCTGACCTGCCCGATCGTGCGCATCTGA
- a CDS encoding thiamine-phosphate kinase has product MNASATNDPTIGDIGEFGLIDRLRERIGHNRHVLLGPGDDAAHVSTQDGTFLVSSDLLIEGRHFRRDWSSPRDIGRKAAACNLSDISAMGGVATALTVGFGAPADLPVSWALEMVRGFEDECAHVGAHIVGGDVTESDKIIIAVTAMGDAARPVRRSGALPGDYVAYSGQLGLAGAGFATLSRGFRSPKAAVEAHRVPSPPYAAGPQAAGVGATSMTDVSDGLLADLGHIADASGVAIDLDSHLIVVPEPVATVSEALGRNAMDFMLTGGDDYALVATFSSETTVPAGWTRIGQVADGSGVTVDGAPYEGASGHQHFR; this is encoded by the coding sequence ATGAACGCGAGCGCGACGAACGACCCCACGATCGGCGACATCGGGGAGTTCGGCCTCATCGACCGGTTGCGCGAGCGGATCGGCCACAACCGCCACGTGCTGCTGGGCCCGGGCGACGACGCCGCCCACGTGTCGACCCAGGACGGGACCTTCCTCGTGTCGTCGGACCTCCTCATCGAGGGACGGCACTTCCGCCGTGACTGGTCGTCCCCGCGCGACATCGGGCGCAAGGCCGCGGCCTGCAATCTCTCCGACATCAGCGCGATGGGCGGGGTCGCCACCGCGCTCACGGTGGGCTTCGGCGCGCCCGCCGACCTGCCGGTCTCATGGGCCCTGGAGATGGTGCGGGGCTTCGAGGACGAGTGCGCCCACGTCGGTGCCCACATCGTCGGTGGCGACGTCACGGAGTCGGACAAGATCATCATCGCGGTCACCGCGATGGGCGATGCCGCCCGTCCTGTCCGCAGGTCCGGGGCGCTGCCGGGCGACTACGTCGCGTACTCGGGCCAGCTCGGCCTGGCCGGCGCAGGGTTCGCGACGCTCAGCCGCGGCTTCCGCTCGCCCAAGGCGGCCGTCGAGGCCCACCGCGTGCCGAGCCCGCCGTACGCCGCGGGTCCTCAAGCGGCGGGTGTGGGTGCGACCTCGATGACCGACGTGAGCGACGGCCTGCTCGCCGACCTCGGCCACATCGCGGACGCGAGCGGGGTCGCGATCGACCTGGACTCCCACCTGATCGTCGTGCCGGAGCCGGTCGCGACCGTCTCCGAGGCGCTCGGGCGCAACGCGATGGACTTCATGCTGACCGGCGGTGACGACTACGCCCTCGTCGCGACGTTCAGCTCCGAGACCACGGTCCCGGCCGGCTGGACCCGCATCGGGCAGGTCGCCGACGGCAGCGGCGTGACGGTCGACGGAGCTCCCTACGAGGGCGCTTCGGGCCACCAGCACTTCCGCTGA
- a CDS encoding amidase has protein sequence MNDEMTPRVHAFGDDALGDLDSVGVAAAVAAGDISAREAAEAAIARAERVNPLLNAIQRPDYERALAALAAEPAGALAGVPTFVKDNTDVAGLPSDQGSLAVRARPAPAHAPFTEQLLSTGLTVLGKSTMPEFGFNATTEYATLPPTRNPWHTGYSAGASSGGSAALVASGVVPIAHANDGGGSIRIPAAACGLVGLKPTRDRVAAAAEAASLPIDIISNGVLTRTVRDTAHFLAATQAYRPAPDLRPLGLVEGPSDRRLRIGLILDSVTGIPTDEDTRKAVLATADLLGSLGHDVMEVGLPVDHRFMEDFKHYWALLAFSTQHFGRQVMGPDFDKTLTDPLTRGLARRFVRQAWRTPMAITGLKRSTRAYRAAFDDVDLIVSPTLGYTTPELGYLSPAVEPFSLMFHRLVQYAAFTPLNNASGGPAISLPLGRSSADMPVGIHFSADHGDEQTLLEIAYELEAAQPFARIQD, from the coding sequence GTGAACGACGAGATGACGCCCCGTGTCCATGCCTTCGGCGACGACGCACTCGGCGACCTCGACTCTGTCGGGGTCGCCGCTGCCGTTGCTGCAGGCGACATCAGCGCGCGCGAGGCCGCCGAGGCGGCGATCGCCCGCGCGGAGCGGGTCAACCCGCTGCTGAACGCGATCCAGCGGCCCGACTACGAGCGCGCCCTCGCCGCCCTCGCCGCCGAGCCGGCCGGTGCGCTCGCGGGCGTTCCGACGTTCGTCAAGGACAACACCGACGTCGCGGGGCTGCCGTCGGACCAAGGCTCGCTCGCGGTGCGGGCCCGCCCGGCCCCCGCCCACGCACCGTTCACCGAACAGCTGCTGTCGACGGGGCTGACGGTGCTCGGCAAGTCGACGATGCCCGAGTTCGGCTTCAACGCGACGACCGAGTACGCGACACTGCCACCGACCCGCAACCCGTGGCACACGGGCTACTCGGCGGGCGCCTCGTCCGGGGGCTCGGCCGCCCTGGTCGCGTCCGGGGTGGTGCCGATCGCTCACGCGAACGACGGCGGTGGCTCGATCCGCATCCCCGCCGCGGCCTGCGGGCTGGTGGGCCTCAAGCCGACCCGTGACCGCGTCGCCGCCGCCGCGGAGGCCGCCAGCCTGCCGATCGACATCATCTCGAACGGCGTCCTCACCCGGACCGTCCGCGACACCGCGCACTTCCTCGCCGCGACCCAGGCGTACCGGCCCGCTCCCGACCTCCGCCCCCTCGGACTCGTCGAGGGCCCCTCCGACCGACGACTGCGCATCGGCCTCATCCTCGACTCGGTGACCGGCATCCCCACCGACGAGGACACCCGCAAGGCGGTGCTCGCGACCGCGGACCTGCTGGGCTCGCTGGGTCACGACGTCATGGAGGTCGGGCTGCCCGTGGACCACCGGTTCATGGAGGACTTCAAGCACTACTGGGCGCTGCTCGCCTTCTCGACCCAGCACTTCGGCCGACAGGTGATGGGCCCGGACTTCGACAAGACGTTGACGGACCCGCTGACCCGCGGGCTGGCCAGGCGTTTCGTGCGCCAGGCCTGGCGCACGCCCATGGCGATCACGGGCCTCAAGCGCTCGACGCGCGCATATCGTGCAGCCTTCGACGACGTCGACCTGATCGTGTCACCGACGCTCGGCTACACGACTCCCGAGCTCGGCTACCTCTCCCCCGCGGTCGAGCCGTTCTCGCTGATGTTCCATCGGCTCGTGCAGTACGCGGCGTTCACCCCGCTCAACAACGCGTCGGGCGGCCCCGCCATCTCGCTCCCGCTCGGACGCTCGTCGGCCGACATGCCGGTCGGCATCCACTTCTCGGCCGATCACGGCGACGAGCAGACCCTGCTCGAGATCGCGTACGAGCTCGAGGCGGCCCAGCCGTTCGCCCGGATCCAGGACTGA
- the rpmB gene encoding 50S ribosomal protein L28, which yields MAAVCDVCAKGPGFGHNVSHSHRRTKRRFDPNIQRVRAVINGTPQRVNVCTSCLKAGKVSR from the coding sequence ATGGCTGCGGTCTGTGATGTGTGTGCCAAGGGACCTGGTTTCGGCCACAACGTCTCCCACTCGCACCGACGCACGAAGCGTCGTTTCGATCCCAACATCCAGCGCGTGCGCGCGGTGATCAACGGCACCCCGCAGCGCGTCAACGTCTGCACCTCGTGCCTGAAGGCAGGCAAGGTCAGCCGCTGA